The uncultured Carboxylicivirga sp. genomic interval TTATTAATAACACATGATAAAAGCTACCCATTTTTTCTCTGGATTCTTTTTTAAGCTGACCCTGTTTATAGTTTATTCAAACATATGGGTTGCACTATCAGCTGCAGCACTTACTTATGCATTATTTATCTTTAATAAGTTACCCATCCACCTCAACAGCGTTGCTTTAAACTTCGGCCTCGCCTTTATATCGTACAATTACATCTATTTTATAGGGCATATAACCAAGCCTTCAGAGATGGATGCCCAACGCAATACATGGATAAAAAAACATCGATTCATTATTGTTGCCTTAGTATTAGCTACAGCTCTTTTTGTTGCATCGCAACTCATTCGTTTACATTTAATACAGCATTTACTTCTTGTTCCTTTAGCTGCATTATCATTGTTTTATCTGCTTCCATTTAAAAAGCATTCAGGTATAAGATGGATTCCGGGATTAAAAATTATCATCATTGCTTTTAGTTGGTCTTTTCTAATTGTACCATTTACTTTTAGCCATCTACTTCCGGTCAAAACCATTATTACTCAAACAATATGCACATTTCTCTTTATTATAGCACTAGCTATTCCGTTTGATTTGCGCGACATAAAACACGATGGCAAACAATTAAAAACCTTACCACAGCTTGTAGGAATTCGTCGCTCCATTCTTTTATCGCAAGGTTTATTTTTGATTATTGGAATTCTGCTGTTTATCAATAGCCAATGGATAGGTTATAGAATAACTCACATTACTTTTACCTATATAAGCATAGGATTTGTACAACACTCACTTACTAAAAATTCGCTCTATTATTTATTCTGGATTGAAGGAATTCCTATTTTTTGGTTATTAACATTATTGATTTTAAAGGCATAAAAAAAAGACCACCCTAAGGCAGTCTTTCTATATGTTTTGATAAAGTATATTACGAATTAGCTAAAATATCTTCAACAGAACACAATGGTAAGTCAAATGCTTCAGACACACCTTTATATACCACATCTCCTTTGATGATATTCAAACCTAATTTTAAAGCTTCATTTTCTTTACACGCTTTAACCCATCCTTTATTAGCCAATTGCATTGCATAAGGCAATGTTGCATTGGTTAACGCTAAAGTTGAAGTAAATGGAACTGCACCTGGCATATTAGCCACAGTATAGTGAATTACATCATCAATAATGTAAGTTGGCTCGTCGTGAGTAGTTGGTTTTGAAGTTTCGAAACATCCACCCTGATCAATAGCCACATCAACCAATACTGTTCCCTGACGCATTGTTGGTAACATATCGCGAGTAATCAACTTAGGGGCTTTAGCTCCCGGTATTAACACCGCGCCAACAATTAAATCATTTTCCTGAACCGCTTCGCGAATACGCATTTCGTTACCTACCTGAGTATGAACATTAGCAGGCATAGTATCATCTAAATAACGAAGACGATCGATATTCAAATCCATAATGGTTACATCAGCACCCATACCTGCTGCAATTTTAGCAGCCTGAGTACCAACCACACCACCACCAATAACTAAAACACGAGCAGGAGGAACTCCAGGAACGCCACCTAATAAAATACCACGTCCACTGTAAGTACGCTCAAGATATTTAGCACCTTCCTGAACAGCCATACGACCTGCTACTTCCGACATTGGAATTAACAAAGGAAGTTTGCGATCAGGTGTTTCAACCGTTTCGTAGCTTAAACAAATAGCTTTTTGCTCAATCATAGCTTTTGTTAAAGCTTCACCCGAAGCAAAGTGAAAATAGGTAAACAACAATTGATTCTCCTTGATTAACTTGTATTCAGGCTCAATTGGCTCTTTCACCTTAATAATCATCTCTGCAATAGCATAAACATCTTCAATAGTAGGAAGAATTTGCGCTCCTGCATTAACGTAGTCCTCATCATAAAAATCAGTGCCTCTTCCAGCATCTGATTGAACATACACAGTATGACCAGCCTTTACAAGCTCCAAAACTCCGGAAGGAGTCATACCCACACGGTTTTCAGCGGGTTTAATTTCTTTGGGAATACCTATTATCATCTCTTAAAAAATAGTAGTTGTTAATGATTATTTCAAGTACCAAATTAAAACACTAAGTTTTACTTAAATCATGAAAATTGTCAAGTTTCTAAAAAAGTTGTGTTAAAATTTAATGTTTTAAAGCACAAAAAAGAGGATGACAATTAAGCCACCCTCTTTATATATAGCAATATTTATCTTACATGTACTATTCTTAATAATACCCCCTACTTTCAAATTATAAGCATTTTTGAGAATATCAGTGCTTTTTCATACAATTACTTGATAAAAAATGATGTTTCAAGAGTTTCTTCTGAGTTTCCACCTACCATTACTTTAAAACTTCCTTTTTCAATAACGTAGGCTCCATTAGGATGGAAATATCCTAATTGATCTTTACCCAAGGTAAATGTTAACTCTTTAGATTCGCCCGGCTCCAGTTCTATTTTTTCAAAACCTTTTAACTCTTTTACCGGACGAGCATATGTAGCCACTTCATCGCGAATGTAAAGCTGGGCAACTTCTTTTCCTTTTACACTGCCTGTATTAGTAACCGTTACCATCACTTTTACATCTCCACTGGCCGATATTTCTTTCTTATCTAAATGTAAGTTTGAATACTTAAATGAAGTATAACTCAAACCATACCCAAATGGATATTGTGGAGTATTAGGCGAATCGGTATATCGCGACCAAAGATTCCCCATTTCATCACCTACCGGACGACCTGTATTTTTATGATTGTAGTAAATTGGAACCTGACCAACATTACGAGGGAATGTCATTGGTAATTTACCCGATGGATTGTATTTACCAAATATTACATCAGCCATGGCATTACCAGCCTCTGAGCCTGCTTGCCATGTTTCTAAAATAGCACTCGCATTTTCTACTAATTCAGGAATCACAACCGGACGACCCGTCATTAAAACAACCACAATGTTTTTATTTACCTTATAAATCTCTTCGAACAATTCGTTTTGAAGTCCCGATAAAGTAATATCCGTTTGGCTTCTTCCTTCACCCGATTGATAAGCATCTTCGCCGATAGCCAACAGAACAACATCTGATTTTTTTGCCGCTTTAACCGCTTCTTTAAAACCAGACTTATCATCGTTATTAAAAGTAAGAATATTGCCAAAAGTACGATCACCTGTAACCAAATCACATCCTTTGGCATAATTCACTTTTACGTTTTCTCCTGCAGCTGCTTGTACACCTTCTAACAATGACACGGCAGAGTTTGACACTGCCTGAGCTCGCCAGTTTCCAAGAGGTGAATCTTTATCATCAGCTAAAGGTCCAATCACTGCAATTGATTGAACAGATGCTTGTATAGGTAAAATCTGATTTTCATTCTTCAGTAACACCATCGATTCGCGCGCAACTTTTCGTGCAGCATCTTTATGTTCCTGAGTCAACATAGAACTATTCTCACGCTCTTCGTTACAGTATTTATAAGGATCGTCAAACAAGCCCAAGCGGTACTTAATACGTAAAATACGACGAACCGCATCATCGATATATCTCTCATCGATATCGCCAGATTCAACCAATTCTTTCAAATAACCAAGATAAGCCAGTGCTTCCATATCCATATCTGATCCACCTTTAATGGCCCGTAAGGCAGCTTCTTTTAAATCGGCAGCAGCACCATGCTGAATCATCTCTCCAATACTATTCCAGTCTGAAACTACAAAACCCTCAAAACCCCATTGTTCTTTTAACAAAGTACGT includes:
- the bglX gene encoding beta-glucosidase BglX, with protein sequence MKQLFGLLIIMVLGLSACSSPGGGDSNEDRFVEDLLGKMTLEEKIGQMNQRTGQWEMTGPAPKTDNSQQLLDDLKNGRVGSMLNVVGAEATRKAQKLVVENSRLGIPLIFGYDVVHGHKTMFPIPLGEAASWDPELAKLSASVAAEEAAANGLQWTFAPMVDVGRDARWGRVMEGAGEDTYLGAAFAKARVEGFQGDDLSNEKTIAACAKHFAGYAFSEAGRDYNAVEIGGESLHNVVLPPFKAASDAGVATFMNSFNTIDGMPATASAYLQRTLLKEQWGFEGFVVSDWNSIGEMIQHGAAADLKEAALRAIKGGSDMDMEALAYLGYLKELVESGDIDERYIDDAVRRILRIKYRLGLFDDPYKYCNEERENSSMLTQEHKDAARKVARESMVLLKNENQILPIQASVQSIAVIGPLADDKDSPLGNWRAQAVSNSAVSLLEGVQAAAGENVKVNYAKGCDLVTGDRTFGNILTFNNDDKSGFKEAVKAAKKSDVVLLAIGEDAYQSGEGRSQTDITLSGLQNELFEEIYKVNKNIVVVLMTGRPVVIPELVENASAILETWQAGSEAGNAMADVIFGKYNPSGKLPMTFPRNVGQVPIYYNHKNTGRPVGDEMGNLWSRYTDSPNTPQYPFGYGLSYTSFKYSNLHLDKKEISASGDVKVMVTVTNTGSVKGKEVAQLYIRDEVATYARPVKELKGFEKIELEPGESKELTFTLGKDQLGYFHPNGAYVIEKGSFKVMVGGNSEETLETSFFIK
- the ald gene encoding alanine dehydrogenase, which codes for MIIGIPKEIKPAENRVGMTPSGVLELVKAGHTVYVQSDAGRGTDFYDEDYVNAGAQILPTIEDVYAIAEMIIKVKEPIEPEYKLIKENQLLFTYFHFASGEALTKAMIEQKAICLSYETVETPDRKLPLLIPMSEVAGRMAVQEGAKYLERTYSGRGILLGGVPGVPPARVLVIGGGVVGTQAAKIAAGMGADVTIMDLNIDRLRYLDDTMPANVHTQVGNEMRIREAVQENDLIVGAVLIPGAKAPKLITRDMLPTMRQGTVLVDVAIDQGGCFETSKPTTHDEPTYIIDDVIHYTVANMPGAVPFTSTLALTNATLPYAMQLANKGWVKACKENEALKLGLNIIKGDVVYKGVSEAFDLPLCSVEDILANS